A region from the Palaemon carinicauda isolate YSFRI2023 chromosome 9, ASM3689809v2, whole genome shotgun sequence genome encodes:
- the LOC137646513 gene encoding uncharacterized protein — protein sequence MEMEGSIDDVEAPTREDITDAIRKLKNNKAAGIDNIAAELIKNDYEFIADIIGDYQAGFRRNPDTADQIFTIRQALENYWEFNKNSYHLFIDFKQAYDSVHGPS from the exons ATGGAGATGGAGGGAAGTATCGATGATGTGGAGGCACCAACCAGAGAGGATATTACAGATGCTATAAGGAAGCTCAAAAATAATAAAGCAGCTGGGATTGATAATATAGCTGCAGAACTAATAAA AAACGATTATGAGTTTATTGCGGATATAATTGGTGACTATCAGGCAGGTTTTAGACGAAACCCAGATacagctgaccaaattttcaccataAGGCAAGCTCTAGAGAATTATTGGGAGTTCAACAAAAACTCTTACCATCTATTCATAGATTTCAAGCAAGCCTATGACAGTGTGCATGGACCATCATAA